One window of Calypte anna isolate BGI_N300 chromosome 9, bCalAnn1_v1.p, whole genome shotgun sequence genomic DNA carries:
- the WDR53 gene encoding WD repeat-containing protein 53 has translation MAAKWSGGHSSSVLCLDVNTEGLVASGAERGELRLWAGGGSLAGQLQLPEAEDVTSLLFSPRCPTRLYTSHGETISVVDVRALKEPLECFHVNEEEINCLSVNETDTVLAAADDSGAVKVVDLDSKRVSRSLRHSNICSSVAFRPQRPQSLVSCGLDMQVMLWNLQKARPLWTRNLQECKCEEESPQSAGQFLNPPLAHSLSVASCGNIFACGAQDGRVRIFRVTGGRFEDELDFPAHSLGVSQVLFMPGAYWLLTGGNDGKVLLWDVGGDVGKRRKSPAKSLQRRKGQVPASTRKERKLSQVASDEHTRVLPKLTIEHGEKVNWISCMEIKGSRRVLVADQSSSVSVYPLPEA, from the exons ATGGCAGCCAAGTGGAGCGGTGGGCATTCCTCCTCTGTCTTGTGCCTGGATGTGAACACGGAGGGGCTGGTGGCCTCGGgtgcagagagaggagagctgagactgtgggctgggggaggcagcCTGGCCgggcagctgcagctcccggaGGCAGAGGATGTCACCTCCCTGCTGTTCTCCCCACGCTGTCCCACCAGGCTCTACACCTCCCACGGAGAAACCATCAGTGTGGTGGATGTCCGGGCCCTCAAGGAACCCCTGGAATGCTTCCATGTCAATGAGGAGGAGATCAACTGCCTCTCTGTCAACGAGACCGACACCGTCCTGGCTGCGGCGGATGATTCGGGGGCAGTAAAGGTCGTGGACTTGGACAGCAAGAGAGTCAGCAGGTCCTTGAGGCACTCAAACATCTGCTCCTCGGTTGCCTTCCGGCCTCAGAGGCCTCAAAGCCTCGTTTCCTGTGGGCTGGACATGCAG gttatgCTGTGGAACCTGCAGAAAGCTCGTCCCTTGTGGACCAGAAATCTGCAGGAGTGTAAATGTGAGGAGGAGAGCCCCCAGTCAGCTGGGCAGTTCCTCAACCCCCCCCTTGCACACTCCCTGTCTGTGGCATCCTGCGGCAACATCTTCGCCTGCGGAGCTCAGGATGGCAGAGTCAGAATATTCAGAGTCACAGGGGGCAGGTTTGAAGATGAGCTGGACTTCCCAGCTCACAGCCTGGGGGTGTCACAGGTCCTTTTTATGCCAGGAGCTTACTGGTTGTTGACTGGAGGAAACGATGGGAAAGTCTTGCTCTGGGATGTCGGCGGGGATGTGGGAAAGCGGCGGAAAAGTCCAGCAAAatctctgcagagaaggaagggCCAGGTCCCTGCTTCCACCCGAAAAGAGAGGAAGCTCAGCCAGGTGGCTTCAGATGAACACACCAGAGTTTTACCAAAGCTGACCATTGAGCATGGAGAGAAGGTGAACTGGATCTCATGCATGGAGATCAAAGGCTCCAGGAGAGTGTTAGTTGCTGAtcagagcagctcagtgtcTGTGTACCCACTGCCTGAAGCTTAG
- the FBXO45 gene encoding F-box/SPRY domain-containing protein 1 isoform X1, producing the protein MAAGPGPGGGSGGAVSAAVSVGGAGWRLPGRVLELVFSYLELRELRSCALVCKLWHRVLHGDENSEVWRSLAARCLAEEALRTDILCNVPTYKGKVRAFHHAFSTNDCSRNVYIKKNGFTLHRNPIAQSTDGARTKIGFSEGRHAWEVWWEGPLGTVAVIGIATKRAAMQCQGYVALLGSDDQSWGWNLVDNNLLHNGEVNGSFPQCNNAPKYQIGERIRVILDMEDKTLAFERGYEFLGVAFRGLPKVCLYPAVSAVYGNTEVTLVYLGKPLDG; encoded by the exons ATGGCGGCGGGTCCCGGCCCCGGCGGAGGTAGCGGCGGGGCGGTGTCGGCGGCGGTGTCGGTGGGAGGCGCGGGCTGGCGGCTGCCGGGCCGGGTGCTGGAGTTGGTGTTCTCGTACCTGGAGCTGCGGGAGCTGCGGAGCTGCGCGCTGGTCTGCAAGCTGTGGCACCGCGTCCTGCACGGCGATGAGAACAGCGAGGTGTGGCGCAGCCTGGCCGCCCGCTGCCTGGCGGAGGAGGCCCTGCGCACCGACATCCTCTGCAACGTGCCCACATACAAGGGCAAG gTCCGTGCCTTCCACCACGCCTTCAGCACCAACGACTGCTCCCGGAACGTCTACATCAAGAAGAACGGCTTCACCCTGCACCGCAACCCCATCGCCCAGAGCACCGACGGGGCGCGGACCAAGATCGGTTTCAGCGAGGGTCGTCACGCGTGGGAGGTGTGGTGGGAGGGCCCCCTGGGCACCGTGGCCGTCATCGGCATCGCCACCAAGCGGGCGGCCATGCAGTGCCAGGGCTACGTGGCCCTGCTGGGCAGCGATGaccagagctggggctggaacCTGGTGGACAATAACTTGCTGCACAACGGGGAGGTGAACGGCAGCTTCCCCCAGTGCAATAACGCCCCCAAATACCAG ATAGGTGAAAGGATTCGAGTTATCCTGGACATGGAAGACAAAACATTAGCATTTGAGAGAGGCTATGAGTTCTTGGGAGTTGCCTTCAGAGGACTGCCAAAAGTTTGTCTGTATCCAGCAGTGTCTGCTGTGTATGGGAACACAGAAGTGACTTTGGTCTACCTGGGAAAACCTCTGGATGGATGA
- the FBXO45 gene encoding F-box/SPRY domain-containing protein 1 isoform X2 has translation MAAGPGPGGGSGGAVSAAVSVGGAGWRLPGRVLELVFSYLELRELRSCALVCKLWHRVLHGDENSEVWRSLAARCLAEEALRTDILCNVPTYKGKVRAFHHAFSTNDCSRNVYIKKNGFTLHRNPIAQSTDGARTKIGFSEGRHAWEVWWEGPLGTVAVIGIATKRAAMQCQGYVALLGSDDQSWGWNLVDNNLLHNGEVNGSFPQCNNAPKYQTRPVCGV, from the exons ATGGCGGCGGGTCCCGGCCCCGGCGGAGGTAGCGGCGGGGCGGTGTCGGCGGCGGTGTCGGTGGGAGGCGCGGGCTGGCGGCTGCCGGGCCGGGTGCTGGAGTTGGTGTTCTCGTACCTGGAGCTGCGGGAGCTGCGGAGCTGCGCGCTGGTCTGCAAGCTGTGGCACCGCGTCCTGCACGGCGATGAGAACAGCGAGGTGTGGCGCAGCCTGGCCGCCCGCTGCCTGGCGGAGGAGGCCCTGCGCACCGACATCCTCTGCAACGTGCCCACATACAAGGGCAAG gTCCGTGCCTTCCACCACGCCTTCAGCACCAACGACTGCTCCCGGAACGTCTACATCAAGAAGAACGGCTTCACCCTGCACCGCAACCCCATCGCCCAGAGCACCGACGGGGCGCGGACCAAGATCGGTTTCAGCGAGGGTCGTCACGCGTGGGAGGTGTGGTGGGAGGGCCCCCTGGGCACCGTGGCCGTCATCGGCATCGCCACCAAGCGGGCGGCCATGCAGTGCCAGGGCTACGTGGCCCTGCTGGGCAGCGATGaccagagctggggctggaacCTGGTGGACAATAACTTGCTGCACAACGGGGAGGTGAACGGCAGCTTCCCCCAGTGCAATAACGCCCCCAAATACCAG ACTAGACCTGTGTGTGGTGTCTGA